Part of the Musa acuminata AAA Group cultivar baxijiao chromosome BXJ3-10, Cavendish_Baxijiao_AAA, whole genome shotgun sequence genome, GCCTCGCCGCGGGCCACCCGACCTACGCCCTCGTGAGGGAGCCCACCTTCTCCCGCGCCGACGCCTCCCTCCTCCTCCGATCCTTCTCCGCCAGCGGCGTCACCCTCCTCAAGGTTGTCCTTGCTCTGTTTGTACGCTTCGATTGGATGTCAACCTGGTTTCTATTTTCCTTTTTGGGCATCTTGACTTCTTCGAAAAGATGCCCAAAAGAACACTAAGATATTGAATATGATGTTCTTTGAGGTAATTATATGTGATTTATCTGAATTCTTCGTTGGCAATCAGTGGGATTCGTCGGACAGGCTCTGGGCGTGGTTCATAGAGAAGATTGAATTTACAGCCATGACAGCTGCTAAGATATCGAATACTTGGCTTTTGCACCGACTCATTGGCCTCGAAACATTTATTTCTATCAAAAGAACAAAAAGCAAACTTTGATGATATTGAATGCTTTATAAACTTATGGTTTGTTAACGATTTATAGTCATTTGAGATGCCTCATAGGTGAAAGGTGCAGAATGATAATTGATACGGTCGGTATATTTTCTGGAGAAAAGAAAGCAAACGAAGAAAACTCTGATTCTTGTTCACAAGCTCTGATTAAATGATTCCATCATCTACTAACCACTGATTCGTTTGCATTTTTTGAGGTCCTCTTGTAGCCAGTGTTAATTCATCTGATTCCATTAGGGTTCCTTACAAGATTTTCCAAGTCTTCTCGAAGCTCTCAAGCAAGTAGATGTGGTCATCTGTGCAGTACCATCGAGTCAAGTGCTCGAACAAAAGCTTCTAATTCGAGCTATAAAACAAGCAGGGTGCATCAAGGTAAACAAAAATAGTTTCAGAGATTCCTTTTGTTTGAGTTTGAGCTTGTTACTTTTCATTGATACGATGATGTGAACTAAAAAATGTGGTCACGCCTTACATGATTCTACGTGCAAGATTGACTACTATGGATTTCGTATGTCTACAACATGTCTATCCGATGCCCGACTTTAAATGGAGGAGAAACAACAAAGTTTGAACCGAaatctatgtttcaaaaaataaCATTTTTTTTGCATTTACGATTTTAGAATTGTCTACTAGCCTGCAAAAACCTTCTAAACATTCTTAGTTTCACCATGGCTTACGAGCAATGAGACAGTTACATGTTTGTAAAGCACCACCTTTCTGCGCAAGCCTCCCGTCATGTTAAATCTAGGGATGCTCATTGCAAGAAACCTTATATGTACAAGCAGAGAGGTTATTTCCATGGACAATTGCATGTTTGTGAATCAGGTCATTCCTATCTTCCTGTATGTTTAAAAACCATCTGGAGTTCAAGTAGGATGCAAACTGGGGGGAGAATTAGCTGTGCTTGTTGGTGGAGATCCATCTTAACAGAATTCTTGTCCTTTGTCTAGATGATTTTGGTAGAATTCTTCTTTCTTATATCAACAGGCGTTTTATCTTGCAAATAGGGCATAGCTTGTCTAGGTAATTTTGAAATGTTACCTTTCATTGGTTTCAACCAACATCATTTAATCAGCATTGTAGCTATGTATATTCCCATTGGCATAAAGCTTTCATGTCTTGATCTTGATcactgtgtatgttgtgtgtattCATTTGAAGGGAGGAAAGAAGCAAAGTCTTTATTCTTTGCATTCTAGTAAGCATCAAGGATGGTGTTCTGTAGTTTAACCGTGGTTCTGTTTACCACTACATTTTATCAAGTGATTTTCTACCAACTTTGCAGCTCTTGTTCATCCTGTTATACCCTCCCTGTTTAAAGTTGTAGTGAATAACTAGTACTTCTGCTGTCGGAAATTACTAACTGGAAATGATTGAGTTACCTTCCACAATTGAAAGGGAAACCTCCAATATCATTCTGCAAATTATGGTGTTTTATCGTTAACCTGACTccaaatttctgcagaggttcatCCCATCTGAATTCGGTGCCGACCCTGACAAGGTTCAAACCCTCGAGATGGATCATGACTTTTATAAGAAGAAAGCTGAAATTCGACGTTGTATCGAGAAAGAAGGCATTCCTCACACCTATATTTCCTGTAATTTTTTCCAAAGATATTTGCTCCCATCACTTATACAACCAGGTCTAAAGACTCCTCCAACAGACAAAGTAAAGATTTTCGGTAGCGGTAATGTTAAAGGTCAGTTGTCACAACTTAGATCTTGGAATGTACAAGCATTCTGTTATCCACAATTTACTCTTTGCATACAACTTTTAACTTTGGTCCATTTCTCTTTGCAGCTGTTTTTGTCAAAGAGAGTGATGTTGCTACATTCACAGTTTGTGCAATAGACGACACAAGGACATTAAACAAGGTGTTATACTTGAGACCTTCAGGCAATGTCTACTCTCAGAATGAGCTGACTGAGATTTGGGAGGTTAAAATAGGTAAGAAGCTTGAAAAGATTCACGTAACAGAGGAGCAGCTTCTTAAAAGTATTCATGGTGAGTTAAAAAACACACATTTCCGATTGTCTTTCATTTCAGATTTGCTTTATTCATTAACTTTCCTGCTTCAATACATTCATAAATTTCAGAGACCCCATTTCCGAGCAACATAGACTTGTTCTTTATATATTCTGCGTTCGTAAAAGGTGATCATACATACTTCAGCATCGACTCCTCCGGCCTAGATGGAAGCGAACTATATCCACATGTGAGATGCACCACTGTCGGCGAATGCCTGGATATGCTCTCGGAGAGAACCTCTATTTAATGACGAAATTCTAGCAATCTAAGTTTCAAGTGATCTGTTTGATTTTCTTGCCCCATGTTTGCATTTTGATTGTTTTACGTTACTTGTGTTTGCCAGTTTAAAATGTTGACATACTTGTTGCTAAATATAATGCTTTGCATTTATCAATTCTTTGCATCAGATAACAATCAATCTTTATATCTTTCATGTATGGAATTTTTATATACAATACATATATTCTTTGCATCTTACAGCCTTTGTATCATGATCGACGTTCCCAAATTTCAGATCTAATGGGCTAAGATGCATTGTTTGTGATGTCattcattttattattattacttcACCTAGAGTTAGTCGAGTTATGGTTGTTTCCGCAAACTACAGTTGCATTAGATCTTTATTCGACGGTGTCATTTTCTCACATGTTTACTCTATTGATCGTGGAAAGGGGAATTCTATCACCCAAGTGAGCGtcttattactattattttcCTGCAACTATATTTTTGCTCCTTGAGAGTACAGATCTTTGACTGCTTCAATCTGAATTTTTTGCAGGCTCGCCGCAAGAAACCACGAAGAACCTGAAAGGTCAGATTTACTAGAAACAGCTTGATATCTGTCAGTACTACTCGAAATAAATTTGGGAACGCACTTGAATGCTTCCGCAAATGTACTTTAAATCACGGGGACAGAGATGTTCTGAATCAAAGCAACGATCTTGATAGAACAATTAAATCATCGTAAAGATCATCTCGTCAGTCGTCCATGGCCAATGACTCTTCCAATTTGTCTTGATCAGCTCTGTTTCACGAGATTCTACCGTCATTAAGAAGACCAACTCCTGTTGTTCGTGATGAGGAAAGCATCTAATTTTTCTTCTTACAAGATTTTGCTGCCTCGAGAGACTTATCATGCTTTCGTTATGTTTATGTCTCGGGGGAAAGAACAGAGAAATGCACAGCTACTAATCGATATGTTTGCCGATGAAGCCAGATTTCAATGAGCGAGGACATAATGTCCGAAGAGCAGGAGCGACGCACACAGGTAGAGAACTCTTCATGCTGCGGACAAAAGGGAAGATCACGTGAACACACAGCGCATCTGCTCAGTTTCTAAAGGCAAACAATAAAGAAGAGATGAGCTTTTTCCGGTTCGACATGAAATGTGGTACGACTTCATCGTCGATCAATAAAACTCGAGAGTCGATCACAACAACAACAAGGAAATCTCTTGTCACTTCGGCAGGGTCGTCTTTTTCACTTCATTGAGGGAACACCTCAGTCTATCTCGGGGGAACGAGCCAAGAAGCATCGACGATCCAACAAGTCCCTTTCTTCTTCCCCCCGATCCAAGAATCAATCGAAACATACGAAGAAAAAGCATGCAATGGACCTAATTTTCCAGAGCGCAGTCGAGTTTTTGTTCGAATAATGACAGTAATGATAGTACTAAGAAGTTCTATCTCATTGCCTGCGATTTTACTGCTCTAAGATCCCAAGACTTGGCCACCCTGTTCCGAAGCAACGATAAGGTCTGCGTGCATCGATCCCCAATGCTGTTGTCGCGAATCGATCCGTGCAAGCGACGAGGGTCGCAAACTGCGACTGTGGCTGTCAGCTCGAAGGTACCCTGTAAAGCTGCAACACGTTTTGAAGAGGACATGTCGCTGCACAGAGAGTTGGAGCTCTATTTATGGGAAAGAAAGCAGAGTGGTGAATCATGGATGGGCCTTGCGACGGATGAAAGTTGAATCAAACAAACGCTGGCAACAATCATGTAATGTGGATCTTTACAAGAAATTCTTACCACGAATGCTGGGGAAGGGAAGATCCTCTCTAGCAAATGGTTTAGGAGTGATCTACCCACTCTTTCTTGTGATCAGAACTCACAAGATCTGCCACACTATTATGATACCCCCCAATCGctcgtatatatataaatacctaTCACCTGAAAAATCAAAGGTCAATCGACGCCGCCGTCATGGAAGTGTTAGCGTTAGCTGAGCACGTCATGTCCTGCCGCAGGAGCTGGTGCCGGAGCTGCAGCCGGCGATGGCGCCGTTGCTCGTGGTATCGTCTTCCTGGTGCCGTTCTTTAGTTGGGCAGCGGTCTCTACGGAACCCATCATTCTCCTATTGACCTTCATCTCCAGCAAAGTCTCTCCTGTCATGCGCAAGCAGGTAAAAAAATTTGAAGCACAAACAGAAGAATCTGCGTGTAGAGAAGTTTCCAACTCAAGAACTACTCCCGGCCAGCCTCTTACATGGAAATGGAAGCAAGTTTAGATCCatcttttttgctttctttttgtcTCTtccgagaaaagaaaagagagacaaGAAAATTGAATCCCTGTTACGGCAGGCATATCGCGCGGAAAGCAGGATCTCGGGTCAGCAATCGATTACAGCAGACCATATAAAGGCAAAGGCTACTCACCGGGAGCAACAAGATTTGGCTTTGCTGACGCCGACCAGGAGACGAGAGTCGGGGTAATGATGGTGAGCAGAGCCCAGAAGACAAAGATCAGAACATATCCTCGGGTAGGCATCCCTCGGTGGTTCAGTTcttggagaagaagagaaggaagaggaatgaGAGGAAAAAGCGGCAGGGTAGGAACAAGCAGGAAAGAGAGGGCCAACTAGAGGTACAAACTTCGCTGGCAACGAAGCAGAGGAGCATGAGAACTGCTCTCGTTTTCTTCCAATACTATCATGCCAATTCATACACACTTTTTCTGCAACTATTTTAATGGTGGTTTACTAACGAGTAGGTGAGACGTTGCTCACCAAGGCTGTGACCCTGACTCAGGTCCCCACCCTCTTGCCTGGCCTtccgctccctctctctctctctctctctctctctcgcttctgaTTCATGCGGTGGCctttcaatataaaaaaaaagaaagataaagaaAAGAATCGAGCGCATCTTCTGGGTTTTTGGGTATCACCTCACCTCATGTGTAGAAAGCTTCGACATCATTGATCTAAACTAATGCCACAATCAATATTCGTTGACCGTAAGATCTCCTACAAATGCTTTGATTCCCCGGGCATCGCTCGATCCGGTTGGAGAACGTGTCTCGAGTCCCTAAAGAATTTTACGGTATCCATCTTGGCAATTATCATATACGCCGAGATTTACTCGTCTCGAAGCGTTTTCTTTGTCTCTATTCCAACATCTGAGAACGTGTCTCTTTGTCTGATTAAGTCTACTCTCCTTCTTGTACTTGCTGATTGCTGCAGGGTCACTCGGACAGCTGCTGCTAGAGATACATTGCATGCCAGGGAAGAAAGCCTCACTCGAATAAAACTCGCAACTGTGTGCTTGACTGAGTGGATCCAAATTGATGGTAACTCTGCAAGTGCCGACTGTCTTCGCTGCCTTCTTCTTATGCCACAACCAAATTAAGGACGCTATTTCGATTTGTGTGTTGTAGAAATATCCTCTTTTTTTAATAGGGGAAGGGAAATTCCTGTTTCCACTGTGTGACGCAAGTACAATGTGCAGAAATCTTGAAGACTTGGGAACATGAAGTTGCCGGTGATCCCATCGCCAATTGAGCTTTTACTACCTACGGGGATAGGGGAGTCCAATTAGTACGCTGTGGAATCCAATCGACGATCTCTTTTTTCTTGGCCGGTTCGCACATCATCTTATTCGACCCCAAAGAATGTGTGCCAACACAAGAGTTAGGTGGACGATTACACAGGAAATAGTGGAGGTGGTGGGATCTGCCGCGATTCCGTAATTGGTAGGAGGAGGGTAATTGCCTTCTTCTTTTATCATTAAaaccatttcttattgtcatccaTAGAGGGAAGGCTTTG contains:
- the LOC135584518 gene encoding probable pinoresinol-lariciresinol reductase 3 isoform X4, whose translation is MAMVGEEKAGGSRSKVLVIGATGRFGQELVKASLAAGHPTYALVREPTFSRADASLLLRSFSASGVTLLKRFIPSEFGADPDKVQTLEMDHDFYKKKAEIRRCIEKEGIPHTYISCNFFQRYLLPSLIQPGLKTPPTDKVKIFGSGNVKAVFVKESDVATFTVCAIDDTRTLNKVLYLRPSGNVYSQNELTEIWEVKIGKKLEKIHVTEEQLLKSIHETPFPSNIDLFFIYSAFVKGDHTYFSIDSSGLDGSELYPHVRCTTVGECLDMLSERTSI
- the LOC135584518 gene encoding probable pinoresinol-lariciresinol reductase 3 isoform X1, which gives rise to MAMVGEEKAGGSRSKVLVIGATGRFGQELVKASLAAGHPTYALVREPTFSRADASLLLRSFSASGVTLLKGSLQDFPSLLEALKQVDVVICAVPSSQVLEQKLLIRAIKQAGCIKRFIPSEFGADPDKVQTLEMDHDFYKKKAEIRRCIEKEGIPHTYISCNFFQRYLLPSLIQPGLKTPPTDKVKIFGSGNVKAVFVKESDVATFTVCAIDDTRTLNKVLYLRPSGNVYSQNELTEIWEVKIGKKLEKIHVTEEQLLKSIHETPFPSNIDLFFIYSAFVKGDHTYFSIDSSGLDGSELYPHVRCTTVGECLDMLSERTSI
- the LOC135584518 gene encoding probable pinoresinol-lariciresinol reductase 3 isoform X3, with the translated sequence MAMVGEEKAGGSRSKVLVIGATGRFGQELVKASLAAGHPTYALVREPTFSRADASLLLRSFSASGVTLLKGSLQDFPSLLEALKQVDVVICAVPSSQVLEQKLLIRAIKQAGCIKRFIPSEFGADPDKVQTLEMDHDFYKKKAEIRRCIEKEGIPHTYISCNFFQRYLLPSLIQPGLKTPPTDKVKIFGSGNVKAVFVKESDVATFTVCAIDDTRTLNKVLYLRPSGNVYSQNELTEIWEVKIGKKLEKIHVTEEQLLKSIHGSPQETTKNLKGQIY
- the LOC135584518 gene encoding probable pinoresinol-lariciresinol reductase 3 isoform X2, giving the protein MAMVGEEKAGGSRSKVLVIGATGRFGQELVKASLAAGHPTYALVREPTFSRADASLLLRSFSASGVTLLKGSLQDFPSLLEALKQVDVVICAVPSSQVLEQKLLIRAIKQAGCIKRFIPSEFGADPDKVQTLEMDHDFYKKKAEIRRCIEKEGIPHTYISCNFFQRYLLPSLIQPGLKTPPTDKVKIFGSGNVKAVFVKESDVATFTVCAIDDTRTLNKVLYLRPSGNVYSQNELTEIWEVKIGKKLEKIHVTEEQLLKSIHETPFPSNIDLFFIYSAFVKGDHTYFSIDSSGLDGSELYPHARRKKPRRT